In one Pseudomonas sp. 31-12 genomic region, the following are encoded:
- a CDS encoding nucleobase:cation symporter-2 family protein: protein MKTPHVSHQRPEDENLGVGANMAYGLQHVLTMYGGIVAVPLIIGQAAGLSPADIGLLIAASLFAGGLATLLQTLGLPFFGCQLPLVQGVSFSGVATMVAIVSSGGEGGFQSILGAVIAASLIGLLITPVFSRITKFFPPLVTGIVITTIGLTLMPVAARWAMGGNSHAPDFGSMANIGLAAVTLVLVLLLSKIGSATISRLSILLAMVIGTILAVFLGMADFSSVTQGPMFGFPTPFHFGVPTFHLAAILSMCIVVMVTLVETSADILAVGEIIDTKVDSKRLGNGLRADMLSSMIAPIFGSFTQSAFAQNVGLVAVTGIKSRFVVATGGLFLVILGLLPFMGRVIAAVPTSVLGGAGIVLFGTVAASGIRTLSKVDYRNNVNLIIVATSIGFGMIPIAAPNFYDHFPSWFATIFHSGISSSAIMAIVLNLAFNHLTAGNSDQQSVFAAGTERVLRYQDLAALREGDYFSEGKLRDCDGNEIPVVEAAHDSSEHRAAHAKSSEHV, encoded by the coding sequence ATGAAAACGCCCCATGTTTCACACCAACGGCCTGAGGACGAAAACCTCGGGGTCGGCGCGAATATGGCTTACGGCCTGCAACATGTTCTGACCATGTACGGCGGCATCGTCGCGGTGCCTTTGATCATCGGCCAGGCGGCCGGGCTTTCGCCGGCGGACATCGGTTTGTTGATTGCTGCTTCATTGTTTGCGGGGGGCTTGGCGACATTGCTGCAGACCCTCGGTTTACCGTTTTTCGGGTGTCAGTTGCCGCTGGTACAGGGCGTGTCGTTCTCGGGCGTCGCAACGATGGTGGCGATTGTCAGCAGCGGCGGGGAGGGCGGCTTTCAGTCGATTCTCGGGGCGGTGATCGCCGCGTCGTTGATCGGGTTACTGATCACGCCGGTTTTCTCACGAATCACCAAGTTCTTCCCGCCGCTGGTGACGGGCATCGTGATCACCACCATCGGCCTGACGCTGATGCCAGTGGCTGCACGCTGGGCCATGGGCGGCAATAGCCATGCCCCGGACTTCGGCAGCATGGCCAACATCGGTCTGGCGGCGGTGACGCTGGTGTTGGTGCTGCTGCTGAGCAAGATCGGTAGCGCGACCATCTCCCGTTTGTCGATCCTGCTGGCGATGGTCATCGGCACGATCCTCGCGGTGTTCCTCGGCATGGCGGACTTCTCGTCGGTCACGCAAGGCCCGATGTTCGGCTTTCCGACCCCGTTCCACTTCGGCGTGCCGACCTTCCATTTAGCCGCGATCCTGTCGATGTGCATCGTGGTCATGGTGACTCTGGTGGAAACCTCGGCGGACATCCTCGCCGTCGGTGAAATCATCGACACCAAGGTCGACTCCAAACGCCTGGGCAACGGCCTGCGCGCCGACATGCTGTCGAGCATGATCGCGCCGATCTTCGGCTCCTTCACCCAAAGCGCCTTCGCCCAGAACGTCGGGCTGGTGGCCGTGACCGGCATCAAGAGTCGTTTCGTGGTCGCCACCGGCGGCTTGTTCCTGGTGATTCTCGGTCTGCTGCCGTTCATGGGCCGGGTCATCGCCGCAGTACCGACCTCGGTACTCGGCGGCGCTGGCATCGTGCTGTTCGGCACCGTGGCGGCCAGTGGCATTCGCACGCTGTCCAAGGTTGATTACCGCAACAACGTCAACCTGATCATCGTCGCCACCTCCATCGGCTTCGGCATGATCCCGATCGCCGCGCCGAATTTCTACGACCACTTCCCAAGCTGGTTCGCGACCATCTTCCACTCGGGCATCAGCTCCTCGGCGATCATGGCCATCGTGCTGAACCTGGCCTTCAACCACCTCACCGCCGGTAACTCGGATCAGCAATCGGTGTTTGCCGCCGGTACGGAACGGGTGCTGCGTTACCAGGACCTGGCGGCGTTGCGTGAAGGGGATTACTTCAGCGAAGGCAAGCTGCGTGACTGCGACGGGAATGAGATTCCGGTGGTGGAAGCAGCCCATGATTCGAGCGAGCATCGTGCGGCTCACGCGAAAAGCAGTGAGCATGTCTAA
- a CDS encoding DUF6555 family protein, whose amino-acid sequence MNNAKLFVIEYTLHGAPKSFIIRLDKMDNAEAWHWASCDAGVGRIPRFGREKVQKTSKPLAEKFGIENVTWRPAG is encoded by the coding sequence ATGAACAACGCAAAACTTTTCGTCATTGAATACACCCTTCATGGCGCGCCAAAGTCTTTCATTATCCGCCTGGACAAAATGGACAACGCGGAGGCTTGGCACTGGGCCAGTTGTGATGCAGGGGTCGGACGAATCCCCCGCTTTGGCCGAGAGAAGGTGCAAAAAACCAGCAAGCCGCTGGCGGAGAAATTCGGCATCGAAAATGTGACGTGGCGACCGGCTGGCTGA
- a CDS encoding BrnA antitoxin family protein — protein sequence MKDQYDFSTSERGVVASSKGKTRITIMLDDAVIEAARSLAESEGYGYQTVINNALRQTLLSHKGCVVGVGKIKKGITASELKTLEDKLLEVASDIHRMMEPEI from the coding sequence ATGAAAGACCAATACGATTTCAGCACCTCCGAACGTGGAGTGGTTGCCTCCAGCAAAGGCAAAACCCGGATTACCATCATGTTAGATGATGCCGTTATTGAGGCGGCTCGATCGCTGGCAGAAAGCGAGGGATACGGTTATCAGACGGTGATCAATAACGCCCTGCGTCAAACACTTCTAAGCCATAAAGGCTGTGTGGTGGGTGTCGGAAAAATCAAAAAAGGGATTACAGCCTCCGAGCTGAAAACGCTGGAGGACAAACTGCTCGAAGTCGCCAGCGATATCCACCGCATGATGGAACCTGAAATTTGA
- a CDS encoding helix-turn-helix domain-containing protein: protein MALAAPPDLSDTDVPVQPLARTYPRGLYIEPHEHVWGQLLYAMSGVMWVETPHEALVVPPQRAVWLPPGVPHGIRVVSDLQMRNIYLRPSLAATLDDRVQVIEVGGLLRELIVGLVEQGDNGTPEYYEALVGLALLELRRARRSLLKIPLPDDSDRRLMNLCQAVMAAPSLDIPFEQHAENAGASVRTLARLFKDGLGMGFAEWRRQVQLATAAAELIQGVPVSTIARELGYSPSSFSDMFRRELGVAPSQFSTGQRDVQP from the coding sequence ATGGCCCTTGCCGCCCCGCCAGACCTGAGTGATACCGATGTGCCCGTGCAACCGCTGGCACGCACGTACCCGCGCGGCTTGTATATCGAGCCGCACGAGCATGTCTGGGGCCAATTGCTATACGCGATGAGCGGGGTGATGTGGGTCGAAACGCCTCATGAGGCGTTGGTGGTGCCGCCACAACGGGCGGTGTGGCTGCCGCCAGGCGTGCCGCATGGCATTCGCGTGGTCTCGGATCTGCAGATGCGCAACATCTACTTGCGGCCCTCGTTGGCGGCCACGCTGGACGACCGTGTTCAGGTGATCGAAGTCGGCGGGTTGCTGCGTGAGCTGATCGTCGGGTTGGTGGAGCAGGGCGACAATGGCACGCCCGAGTACTACGAAGCGCTGGTCGGCCTGGCGCTGTTGGAGCTTAGGCGAGCCAGGCGATCGCTGTTGAAAATCCCGTTGCCGGATGATTCCGACCGGCGCCTGATGAACCTGTGTCAGGCGGTCATGGCCGCACCCTCGCTGGATATCCCCTTCGAACAGCACGCGGAAAACGCCGGTGCCAGCGTGCGCACTCTGGCCCGGCTGTTCAAGGACGGCTTGGGCATGGGTTTCGCCGAATGGCGACGCCAGGTGCAACTGGCGACTGCGGCGGCGGAGTTGATTCAGGGCGTACCGGTCAGCACGATTGCCCGGGAACTGGGCTATTCGCCGAGCAGCTTCAGCGACATGTTCCGCCGGGAACTGGGTGTCGCGCCTTCGCAATTTTCGACGGGCCAACGCGACGTCCAGCCATAA
- a CDS encoding exodeoxyribonuclease III, whose amino-acid sequence MKNLKIATFNVNGMRARLPNLLAWLEREKPDIACLQELKSVDSAFPAAELEAIGYGAIWQGQSSWNGVAILARDAQPLESRRGLPGDDADTHSRYLEAAVHGILVGCLYLPNGNPQPGPKFDYKLAWFERLIAYAKDLQNSEHPVVLAGDYNVVPTDLDIYNPRSWLKDALLQPQSRECYQRLLDQGWTDSLRHLYPEDRLYTFWDYFRQHWQKNSGLRIDHLLLNSGLSPYLHEAGVDAWVRNEPHASDHAPTWIRLSSRKRR is encoded by the coding sequence ATGAAAAACCTGAAAATCGCCACCTTCAACGTCAACGGCATGCGTGCCCGGCTGCCGAATCTGCTGGCCTGGCTTGAGCGCGAAAAGCCGGACATTGCCTGCTTGCAGGAGCTCAAGTCGGTGGACAGCGCGTTTCCGGCCGCCGAGCTAGAGGCCATTGGCTACGGTGCCATCTGGCAAGGTCAATCGTCGTGGAACGGGGTGGCGATTCTGGCCCGTGATGCGCAACCTTTGGAGAGCCGGCGCGGGCTGCCGGGTGATGACGCCGACACCCATAGCCGCTACCTGGAGGCTGCGGTGCACGGAATTCTGGTGGGCTGCCTGTATTTGCCCAACGGAAATCCGCAACCGGGGCCTAAGTTCGACTACAAATTGGCGTGGTTCGAGCGGTTGATTGCTTATGCCAAGGACCTGCAAAACAGCGAACACCCGGTGGTGCTGGCCGGCGACTACAACGTGGTACCCACCGACCTCGACATCTACAACCCGCGCTCGTGGCTCAAGGACGCCTTGCTGCAACCGCAAAGTCGCGAGTGCTACCAGCGCTTGCTGGATCAGGGCTGGACCGATTCCCTGCGTCATCTGTACCCGGAGGATCGGCTCTACACCTTCTGGGATTATTTCCGGCAGCACTGGCAGAAAAACTCGGGGTTGCGCATTGATCATCTGTTGCTCAACTCAGGCCTGAGTCCTTATCTGCATGAGGCCGGGGTCGATGCCTGGGTGCGCAACGAACCGCACGCCAGCGATCACGCGCCGACGTGGATTCGCTTGAGTTCGCGCAAGCGGCGTTGA
- a CDS encoding DUF1427 family protein codes for MSYLISLVIGLGVGLLYGALDFRSPAPPAIALVGLLGMLAGEKLWPMGRQLVAGWVS; via the coding sequence ATGAGCTACCTCATCTCGCTGGTCATCGGTCTGGGCGTCGGTCTGCTCTACGGCGCACTGGATTTTCGTTCTCCCGCCCCACCGGCCATTGCCCTGGTGGGCCTGCTGGGCATGCTCGCCGGCGAAAAGTTGTGGCCCATGGGCCGACAGCTGGTGGCTGGCTGGGTCTCCTGA
- a CDS encoding EAL domain-containing protein has product MELTATTTTAPGRHTPITRNLVWSVGLVFVLGVLIALVALFSIAGRLDAQDLAKTTFYTQRALENRISASKNYVASYATWTTAYDHLNGEVDVTWAYVEQNMGKTLFTMDHYDGVFVVDHQRSKYATVRGLLVQDDAAALLSISMPALIEEVQEQESLLVPISRFTLFEGQPALLTAAAIVPNDERPAVDPKSTSVLMFVDQLSPEKLSALSADYGLHDLSLALDNTLAPGQPAVALTGTGYSLVSRLEQPGHQLLWSLLPPLGGALLILALLTAWFFRYVLRTSRHVDASYINLDLSNQALEASEERFRAVAEAASDWIWEIDDKHRITYLSGRFGAVTGFSDQQWLGQDIEQLLYCDTTPLSLWLDKLNEEHNVSHLRCSYRDQSGQQRVCRVSARPIHSKGAVLGYRGTASDITDEVAAHAQIQHLSLHDALTGLPNRNKLARYLEDALVLKEHSAPLTLLMIDLDNFKPINDSLGHPAGDAVLLEVATRLRECTRDIDLVARLGGDEFVLVLNGMDIHTEIDRICERILESLQQPIHYDHHTLHIGASIGIALSRRQGHMPEELIRCADIALYQAKSDGKKTWCYFAPHMNDQIQHRRKLENDLRQAIKNNEFVMHYQPRYHVDGKQIVSVEALLRWQHPVQGLLSPDSFIPLAEQTDLIVPLGRWVLREACETALTWPGELMVSVNLSPVQFMRSDVVEDVREALIQSRLPASRLELEITENVMLNDVDGALATMNSLKELGVRLNMDDFGTGYSSLGYLRTYPFDGIKIDKRFISSMSGTGNDRAVVQAIINLGKAMGLTVTAEGVETLEQLDFLISDECHEVQGFYLSRPMENQALLPLLKASHDEHPV; this is encoded by the coding sequence ATGGAATTGACCGCTACGACCACCACCGCCCCCGGGCGCCATACACCGATCACACGGAACCTGGTCTGGTCCGTCGGACTGGTATTTGTATTAGGGGTGCTGATCGCCCTCGTTGCCTTGTTCAGCATTGCCGGCCGGCTCGATGCCCAGGACCTGGCCAAGACCACGTTTTACACCCAGCGTGCGCTGGAAAACCGCATTTCAGCCTCGAAAAACTACGTCGCCAGTTATGCGACCTGGACCACTGCCTACGACCATCTCAACGGTGAGGTCGATGTAACGTGGGCTTACGTCGAGCAGAACATGGGTAAAACCTTGTTCACCATGGACCATTACGACGGTGTCTTCGTGGTCGATCACCAGCGGAGCAAATACGCCACGGTGCGCGGCCTTCTGGTGCAGGATGACGCGGCGGCTCTCCTTTCGATATCGATGCCTGCATTGATCGAAGAGGTTCAGGAGCAGGAAAGCCTGCTCGTGCCCATCAGCCGCTTCACGTTGTTCGAGGGCCAACCCGCGCTGTTGACGGCTGCCGCGATCGTGCCCAACGACGAACGGCCTGCGGTCGATCCCAAAAGCACCTCGGTGCTGATGTTCGTCGATCAATTGAGTCCGGAAAAGCTCAGCGCCTTGAGTGCCGATTACGGTTTACATGACTTGAGCCTCGCGCTCGACAACACCCTGGCTCCCGGTCAACCTGCGGTTGCACTCACGGGTACCGGTTACAGCCTGGTCTCGCGGCTCGAGCAGCCAGGCCATCAATTGCTTTGGTCACTGCTGCCGCCACTGGGCGGGGCGCTGTTGATTCTGGCGTTGCTGACGGCTTGGTTCTTTCGTTATGTATTGCGCACCTCAAGGCACGTGGACGCCAGTTACATCAATCTGGATCTGTCGAATCAGGCGCTGGAGGCCAGTGAAGAGCGTTTTCGTGCAGTGGCCGAGGCTGCTTCCGACTGGATCTGGGAAATCGACGACAAACACCGAATCACGTATCTGTCAGGACGCTTCGGCGCCGTCACCGGTTTCTCCGATCAACAATGGCTGGGGCAGGACATCGAGCAGCTGTTGTATTGCGATACCACGCCGTTGTCACTGTGGCTGGACAAGCTCAACGAAGAACACAACGTCAGCCACCTGCGCTGTTCCTATCGCGATCAATCCGGACAGCAACGTGTCTGTCGGGTGTCGGCACGACCGATCCACAGCAAAGGCGCGGTGCTGGGTTATCGCGGAACGGCCAGTGACATCACCGATGAAGTCGCCGCCCATGCGCAGATCCAGCATCTGTCGTTGCACGACGCGCTGACCGGCCTGCCCAATCGCAACAAACTGGCGCGTTACCTCGAAGATGCGTTGGTGCTGAAGGAGCATTCGGCACCGCTGACGTTGTTGATGATCGACCTGGACAACTTCAAGCCGATCAATGATTCCCTCGGCCACCCGGCCGGTGATGCGGTGTTGCTGGAAGTGGCCACCCGCTTGCGTGAGTGCACGCGGGACATTGACCTGGTCGCCCGCCTGGGCGGTGACGAGTTTGTGCTGGTGCTCAATGGCATGGACATCCACACGGAAATCGACCGGATTTGCGAGCGTATCCTCGAAAGCCTGCAGCAGCCGATTCATTATGACCATCACACGCTGCACATCGGCGCCAGCATCGGCATCGCCTTGAGTCGGCGTCAGGGGCATATGCCGGAGGAACTGATCCGCTGTGCCGACATCGCGCTGTATCAGGCCAAATCCGATGGCAAGAAAACCTGGTGCTACTTTGCGCCGCACATGAACGATCAGATCCAGCATCGCCGCAAACTGGAAAACGACCTGCGCCAGGCGATCAAGAACAACGAGTTCGTAATGCACTATCAGCCGCGTTATCACGTCGATGGCAAGCAGATCGTCTCGGTCGAAGCGTTGCTGCGCTGGCAGCATCCGGTGCAAGGGCTGCTGAGCCCTGACTCGTTCATTCCGTTGGCCGAGCAGACCGATCTGATCGTGCCCTTGGGGCGCTGGGTGCTGCGCGAAGCGTGCGAGACGGCGCTGACCTGGCCGGGTGAGCTGATGGTGTCGGTCAACCTGTCGCCCGTGCAGTTCATGCGCAGTGACGTGGTGGAGGATGTCAGGGAAGCATTGATCCAAAGCCGTTTGCCGGCCAGTCGACTGGAGCTGGAAATCACCGAAAACGTGATGCTCAACGACGTCGACGGCGCTCTCGCGACCATGAACTCGCTGAAGGAGCTGGGTGTGCGGCTGAACATGGACGACTTCGGCACCGGTTATTCGTCGCTGGGTTACCTGCGCACGTATCCGTTCGACGGGATCAAGATCGACAAGCGTTTCATCTCGTCCATGAGCGGCACCGGCAACGACCGTGCGGTCGTGCAGGCGATCATCAACCTGGGCAAGGCCATGGGACTGACCGTGACCGCAGAGGGCGTCGAGACGCTGGAGCAACTGGACTTCCTGATCTCAGACGAGTGTCATGAAGTGCAAGGTTTTTACCTCAGCCGACCGATGGAAAATCAGGCGCTGTTGCCATTGCTCAAGGCATCGCATGACGAGCATCCGGTGTAA
- a CDS encoding efflux transporter outer membrane subunit, producing MHPPPRFAVLLCLGMVAGCAVGPDYSEPSVELPENFSAQTSKARQVTAANADLAAWWNAFNDPVLSQLINRALEQNLDLAQASARIEQARAGLGAANAALLPSATVNGQAARARQSLETPLGQVLNSDPSYNRYGSAYEANLNAGWELDVFGGLRRSKEAASADYQASQAGAIATRLAVVAQTADLYISIRGLQARLEIARQQVDTRQQLLTTIEHLYAKGLAAELQLNQTQGALNQAQATVPVLQAGIDAAMNALDVMLGKAPGTYSAQLTKPAPIPDVPGLSDMGAPADLLRRRPDLIVAERRLAASSARIGEAISEYYPKLSVAALLGSATSVSSANLFSNSASQASAALGIRWRLFDFGRINAQIDLAKGQEAEALAAYRQSVLRACEDVESAFSALINREQQSTQLAQGESAYAKARATSFVAYEKGVVSLIEVLDADEHLLAASDGRAQAQTESARAAVATFKALGGGWQRDDSDARVVSKRAGTRMFFPDPGISKELQ from the coding sequence ATGCACCCTCCTCCTCGTTTCGCCGTCTTACTGTGTTTGGGTATGGTTGCAGGTTGTGCAGTGGGCCCCGACTACTCAGAACCCAGTGTGGAATTGCCCGAGAATTTCTCGGCGCAAACGTCCAAAGCACGACAAGTGACCGCCGCAAATGCCGATCTCGCCGCTTGGTGGAACGCATTTAATGACCCGGTACTCAGTCAGCTGATAAATCGAGCACTTGAACAGAACCTCGATTTAGCCCAGGCAAGCGCAAGGATCGAGCAGGCTCGCGCCGGTTTGGGCGCAGCTAACGCAGCCCTCCTGCCGTCGGCTACCGTCAATGGTCAGGCGGCCCGAGCCCGTCAGTCGTTAGAGACGCCGTTGGGCCAAGTGCTGAATTCAGACCCTTCCTATAATCGTTACGGCAGTGCCTATGAGGCAAACTTGAATGCCGGCTGGGAGCTGGATGTGTTTGGCGGGCTACGCCGCAGCAAAGAGGCGGCCTCCGCCGATTATCAGGCCTCACAAGCCGGGGCGATTGCCACACGCCTGGCAGTGGTCGCGCAAACAGCCGACCTTTACATCAGCATCCGTGGCCTGCAAGCACGCCTGGAAATTGCCCGGCAGCAAGTAGACACACGACAACAACTGCTCACCACCATCGAACATCTCTACGCAAAAGGCCTGGCGGCTGAACTGCAGTTGAACCAGACCCAAGGCGCGCTGAACCAAGCGCAGGCCACCGTTCCGGTACTGCAAGCAGGCATTGACGCGGCAATGAATGCGCTGGATGTCATGTTGGGCAAGGCGCCCGGCACTTACAGCGCGCAGTTGACTAAGCCGGCGCCCATCCCTGATGTGCCAGGCCTCTCGGACATGGGCGCTCCGGCCGACCTGCTGCGTCGGCGTCCAGACTTGATCGTCGCGGAGCGCCGTCTTGCGGCATCCAGCGCGCGCATCGGCGAAGCCATTTCCGAGTACTACCCCAAACTGTCTGTGGCTGCTCTGCTCGGCAGTGCTACCTCGGTATCAAGCGCAAACCTATTCAGCAACAGCGCCAGTCAGGCTTCGGCGGCACTGGGTATACGCTGGAGGCTGTTCGATTTTGGCCGCATCAACGCTCAAATTGATTTGGCGAAGGGCCAAGAAGCCGAAGCCTTAGCCGCTTACCGCCAGTCCGTCCTGCGGGCCTGCGAAGATGTTGAAAGCGCTTTTTCGGCGCTGATCAACCGCGAGCAACAATCGACACAACTCGCCCAAGGCGAGTCGGCGTATGCGAAAGCCCGAGCGACGTCGTTTGTCGCTTATGAAAAAGGCGTGGTCAGCCTGATCGAAGTACTGGATGCCGATGAACACCTTTTAGCGGCATCTGATGGCAGAGCTCAGGCACAAACTGAATCGGCTCGCGCTGCAGTGGCCACGTTCAAAGCATTGGGAGGTGGCTGGCAGCGAGACGACTCAGATGCTCGCGTTGTCTCAAAAAGAGCGGGAACTCGAATGTTTTTTCCTGATCCAGGGATATCGAAAGAACTCCAATAA
- a CDS encoding arylamine N-acetyltransferase — protein MSEPRLTNRASYLQRLGFDAPPAPTLDTLRQLQLRHTGAFPFENLTTLSGEPVRIDLPSIEQKILHEGRGGYCYELNYAFLMLLQELGFDAHGITGRVVMGQPEGAWTARTHRLSLVTLDGVRYITDVGFGGMVPTAPLLLDTDAAQPTPHEPYRIERHADGYTLRANVGGEWRPMYIFDLQRQEDIDYAVGNWYVSTHPESSFAKQLMVARTGDGWRRTLNNGSFAIHRVGAESERRQVANVEELIGLLEGEFGIRVPEHAGLRQVLGRLIEPD, from the coding sequence ATGAGCGAGCCACGCCTGACGAACCGAGCGTCATACCTGCAACGCCTGGGTTTCGACGCGCCCCCGGCGCCAACCCTGGACACCCTGCGCCAACTTCAGCTGCGCCATACCGGGGCCTTCCCGTTCGAAAACCTCACCACGCTGTCCGGCGAGCCGGTACGCATCGACCTGCCCTCCATCGAACAGAAAATCCTGCACGAGGGGCGCGGCGGGTACTGCTACGAACTCAACTACGCGTTTCTGATGTTGCTTCAGGAGCTCGGCTTCGACGCCCATGGCATCACCGGTCGGGTGGTGATGGGCCAGCCGGAAGGTGCGTGGACTGCCCGCACGCACCGCTTGAGCCTGGTCACTCTGGACGGCGTGCGCTACATCACCGACGTCGGCTTCGGCGGCATGGTGCCGACCGCACCGCTCCTGCTCGACACCGATGCGGCACAACCCACGCCCCACGAACCGTATCGCATCGAGCGCCATGCAGACGGCTACACTCTGCGCGCCAACGTCGGCGGCGAGTGGCGGCCGATGTACATCTTCGATCTGCAGCGCCAGGAAGACATCGATTACGCCGTCGGCAACTGGTATGTCTCGACCCATCCGGAATCATCGTTTGCCAAGCAACTGATGGTCGCGCGTACCGGGGATGGCTGGAGGCGCACGTTGAACAATGGCAGTTTTGCGATTCATCGGGTGGGCGCCGAGAGCGAACGGCGGCAGGTGGCAAATGTGGAGGAGTTGATCGGGTTGCTGGAGGGGGAGTTCGGGATTCGCGTGCCGGAGCATGCGGGGTTGCGGCAGGTGCTTGGGCGGTTGATTGAACCAGACTGA
- a CDS encoding TetR/AcrR family transcriptional regulator — MNQPSVSSPSARGPADHDIRDQIVAAANEHFSQYGYGKTTVSDLAKAIGFSKAYIYKFFESKQAIGNAICTNCLTEIVAAVEQAINADGISPTERFRRLVKTLIATGVSLFFNDRKLYDIAAFSASERWPSSQVYDAQIKNFVLQIVREGRELGEFERKTPLDETVEAIHLALRPFINPLLLQYNLDFVEEAPSLISNLVLRSLMP, encoded by the coding sequence ATGAATCAGCCATCCGTTTCTTCGCCCAGCGCCCGTGGCCCAGCCGATCACGACATCCGAGACCAGATTGTCGCGGCGGCCAACGAGCATTTCAGTCAGTACGGTTACGGCAAAACAACGGTTTCTGACCTAGCCAAGGCCATCGGTTTTTCCAAGGCTTACATCTACAAGTTCTTTGAATCCAAGCAGGCGATTGGTAACGCTATCTGTACAAATTGCCTGACGGAAATCGTTGCAGCTGTGGAGCAGGCCATCAATGCAGACGGCATCTCGCCGACTGAGCGTTTTCGGCGATTGGTCAAAACCCTAATCGCTACAGGTGTGAGCCTGTTCTTTAACGACCGTAAACTCTATGATATCGCAGCGTTCTCCGCGTCGGAGCGCTGGCCGAGCTCGCAAGTCTATGACGCTCAGATCAAGAACTTTGTGTTGCAAATCGTGCGTGAGGGGCGAGAGCTCGGTGAGTTTGAACGCAAGACTCCGCTGGACGAGACGGTAGAGGCGATTCATCTCGCTCTGCGGCCCTTCATCAATCCTCTGCTATTGCAGTACAACCTCGATTTTGTTGAAGAAGCCCCTTCTCTCATCTCCAATCTTGTTCTGCGCAGCCTGATGCCTTAA
- a CDS encoding metallothionein: MISSDSKCDCPKCSCKLGEHPIARHGKHYCCEACAKHHEHGEECASKGCKCAHAK, from the coding sequence ATGATCAGCAGTGACAGTAAATGCGACTGCCCCAAATGTTCCTGCAAACTGGGCGAACACCCGATAGCGCGTCACGGCAAGCACTATTGCTGTGAAGCGTGCGCCAAGCACCACGAACATGGCGAGGAGTGTGCGAGCAAGGGCTGCAAGTGCGCGCACGCCAAATAG
- a CDS encoding zinc-binding alcohol dehydrogenase family protein — protein sequence MKALQFDQAGDLSALRYVDVPTPVPGADEVLVQIKAAGLNPSDVKNVLGRFPYTTLPRIPGRDFAGVVVEGPQALIGQDVWGTGRELGFFADGSHAQFVKLPANGVVLKPTHLSFAQAASLGVPYTTAWDALERSLVTTGTRLLVIGGGAVGSAALALAKVRGAQVLAAARRPEQVKDLQAQGYQTLQLDKPDELGAQVNAVYAGGADVIFDTTGFWLPASVPALATFGRIAIIAAPVDGMVQLPALALYRKGGSVVGINSLLYGVQACAAMLDQFGKFFDQGLLPLPEGLFESPLAQGVERYAEVNQGAGDKVILLP from the coding sequence ATGAAAGCACTGCAATTCGACCAGGCCGGTGACCTCTCGGCCCTGCGCTACGTTGATGTTCCGACCCCCGTTCCCGGTGCCGATGAAGTGCTGGTCCAGATCAAGGCGGCCGGCCTCAATCCCAGCGATGTGAAGAACGTGCTGGGGCGTTTTCCCTACACTACGTTGCCGCGGATTCCCGGTCGGGATTTCGCCGGAGTGGTGGTGGAAGGGCCACAGGCACTGATCGGTCAGGACGTCTGGGGCACCGGTCGTGAACTGGGCTTTTTTGCCGACGGCTCCCACGCGCAATTCGTCAAACTGCCGGCCAATGGCGTAGTGCTCAAACCCACCCACTTGAGCTTCGCCCAGGCTGCCAGCCTCGGTGTGCCGTACACCACGGCGTGGGATGCCCTGGAACGCAGTCTGGTGACGACCGGAACGCGGCTGCTGGTGATCGGCGGCGGAGCGGTGGGCAGTGCCGCGCTGGCGCTGGCCAAGGTGCGTGGCGCTCAGGTACTGGCGGCGGCGCGCCGGCCCGAGCAGGTCAAGGATCTGCAGGCGCAGGGCTATCAGACGTTGCAACTGGATAAACCGGACGAGCTGGGTGCGCAGGTGAACGCTGTGTATGCCGGCGGCGCTGATGTGATTTTCGACACCACCGGTTTCTGGCTGCCGGCCTCGGTCCCGGCTTTGGCCACTTTCGGTCGCATCGCGATCATTGCCGCGCCGGTGGACGGCATGGTGCAACTGCCGGCGCTGGCGTTGTATCGCAAGGGCGGTTCGGTGGTGGGGATCAATTCGCTGTTGTACGGCGTGCAGGCGTGTGCGGCGATGCTGGATCAGTTCGGCAAGTTCTTTGATCAGGGGCTGTTGCCGTTGCCGGAAGGGTTGTTTGAATCACCGTTGGCGCAGGGGGTGGAGCGGTATGCCGAGGTGAATCAAGGGGCTGGCGACAAGGTGATTTTGTTGCCGTAA